The genomic stretch ATCTATATTGAATCTTGGATAACCGCGCCCTTAGGGTGGGGGAAAACAAATGAGCAGATTTGAAAAGTTATCACATGTCTTGTTAAGGAAATAGGGGGCATAATCACCTCTTGATGTTACAAAGAATAATGCTCAATCATTACCCTTTCGTACCATTTTGTCAATTTTCATCTTCAGTGAAGCCTAACTTTTATTGTAAAAAACCAGATGATTTTAAGAATTTCTTGACTGTAACTTGTTGATTTTACGTCGGTGTGCTTTTTGTGAGCTTTGGGGAAGGTCAAGGGGGAATAAGTCGTTAATTTATCGTTCGGAATGTATGCGTTTTTTGTTGATGCTTAATAGAGGGCAAAGATAAGCGTCGTACGGACCATTCACACGGTCACCGCCTCAATCTCGGTGCCATCGGTGAGCAGGAGATAGGATTGCAGGCCGCGCAACAGCTGAATATCCTTTAGAGCCTGATACCCCTTGATCTGTTCAATCCCTTCGGTCCGCTTTGCTTTCATCCCCTTTGCCCCCTCTTTTTTCTTGCTGTATTTCAGCTCAAAGAGGAACTTATACCGTAATAAGATCATTCCACAAAGGTCGCAATTTCCTCCACCGGACTGCGTTCGGTCCGGTACCCGTTCACCGGGGCCGCCATGTCCGCATAGCCCACAGAAAGACCCAAGACCAGCCGTTTATCAACCGGGATGCCCAGGTACTCCTTAATCTGAGGAGCATAGTCAGTGGCAAAGGCCTGGGGCACCGTGCTCACCCCTTTAGCCTGAGCCGCCAGCATCAGGGTTTGGGCAAAGAGCCCCAGGTCAAAGAGCGACCACTGGGACAGAGAGCTGTCTTGATACAGATAGATGGCGTGGGGTGCGCCGTAAAAGGAGAAGTTGGCCTTCTTGGCTTTGGTGATGATCGCCGGCTCAGTGAGATCCATACCGGTGAGTTTGCTGCGCTTGGCCATTAGGTAATCAATGCGGGCCTGCTCTGCCTCGGGCCAGGATTCAGGGGCAGGAAGATCCGGGCAGGGCGGGATTCCGTTGTCTAGGAGCTCTACCATCATTTGCGAGAGCCCTTCCTTCTTCTCCCCAGAGACCACCATCACCTGCCAGGGCTGGGTGTTCTTGTAGGAGGGACTCCAGCAGGCTGTTGCAATGATTTCTCGCAGTAGATCCTGGGGAACCGGTTTGTTTTGAAAGGCGCGGATACTGCGCCTGTTGGTAATGCATGTGATGGCGTCCATATCTCTTTTTCCTTTGTATGTTGTATGCAATATGGGTAGGGGCACGGCGCGCCGTGTCCTTGCCGGAAACCGCAATATTTCAGGGCATCGAGGGGATGATAGGGGCAATTCATGAATTGCCCCTATCAACCGTTCTGCTTAATGCTTGAAGGACCGCTGACCGGTGAACATCATAGCCACCTGCGGGTCTGCCTCATTACAGGCCTCAATAGATGCATAGTCGCGCATGGAACCGCCTGCCTGGAGGATTGAGGTGATACCTTCGCGGATACCTACATCCGCTCCGTCCCGGAACGGGAAAAAGGCATCGGAGATCATGGTGGAGCCGGGCAGGCCCGCTTTATCTTCCTTGACCTTGGCATCAATGGCCTCTTTATCGCCTGCATCCCGCTTCCCCTGCTCGACTTCCAGGGCCAGATCCGCATAGGGGATACCGAATTTGTCAAAGCAGGTGATGTCAGCGTATTTCACATAGGCCTTATGCACGGCGATCTCGGCCACGCCCACGCGATCCTGCTCGCCCGTCCCGATCCCGGTTGTACACCCGTCCTTAACGTAGATGACCGAGTTGGAGGTCACGCCATGCTCTACAGCCCAGCCGAAAATCATGTCGTCAAGTTCCTGCTGTGTGGGTTGGCGCTCGCATTTATATTCCTGTCCCTTCCAAGTGGCGGTGGCCGGTTTCAGGTCGGCAGCGGAACGGATGGAGTTGACAGCGGATTGCTGGACAATGATGCCGCCGTCAATCAGAGATTTGAAGTCAACAAAGCGGAACTTCTCGAAATCAGCCAAGCGGTTGATGCCGTCCATACGGATGACCCGCAGGTTTTTGGCCTTGGACAGGATCTCCAGGCTACCGTCCTCAAAGTCAGGAGCACAGACCACCTCTAAGTAGTTCTGGCTCATCAGCTCTGCTGTTTCCTTATCTATAGCTCGGCTGGTGATGACGGCCCCACCAAAGGCAGCAATGCGATCAGCCCGGTTGGCCTTATTATAGGCATCAGCCAGACTGCTGCCCACAGCCGCACCGCAGGGGTTATTATGCTTGAGGATAACAGCTGCCGGTTTATCCACCAAGTACTTAATAATGTTCAGACCATTATCTACGTCCGTGAGGTTGATCTTGCCCGGATGCTTCCCCACCTGCAACATATCCTCTACTTTGATTCCACTGACCAAAGCGTTACCTGGCTCAATGAATTTGCAGTCGCCAAGCACCAGATTGCCGTTGACCAGCTCATACAGGGCTGCTTCCTGATCCGGGTTCTCGCCGTAGCGAATACCGCGCTCGTCCACGCCCCCGTCTTCAGTGGGGATGGCCCAGGTCCGCTTGCGGTAGACCAAGGTCTGGTCGCCAAAGGAAACGGTCATATCCATAGGGAAGGAATCACCGAGGATAGTTGTGTACATTTTTTTGATGTCGCTCATGATAGTGCTCCGGGTTTATCTTTGGGTTGCTGAATAAATCTCTGATCCTGTTCCAAGGTGGTATTGTCGGATGCCTTGTGCATATTGCACGTTTTTCTGAATCGTTCTGGGAACGATGGTCAAAAAAACAATAGTCCGCAAGACCGGTTTGGCCGACAGGGGGATTTTTATTTTGTGGCAATGGGATGCCATCTTGTCTGAAAGCTCAAAAAGATAAAAAGTATAATATGAACAGCATCGGTTGCCAACAGAGAAAATCGACTGTTGCTGCATCGGAGCTTAGCTTGGGTTGGGCAGCGGGATGACAAAATCATTTACCCCCTCTGTCTGCTGTGTTAGATTAGCAGTCATTTATAATGTTACTTCGGGTTTGTTCATTTTCTCCGGGTGAGAAAAACCTCAGCAAGGAAGGGATTGTCCATCATGTATTTTCAAGATATTATCGCGGCCCTGAATAGCTACTGGGCCTCTGCCGGTTGCGTTGTTATGCAGCCCTATGACATGGAAGTCGGTGCCGGAACCTTTCACCCGGCCACGCTGCTCAAGGCTCTGGGGCCGGAACCCTGGAAGGCCGCTTACGTGCAGCCCTCCCGCCGCCCCACTGACGGGCGCTACGGTGAAAACCCCAATCGCCTCCAACATTATTATCAGTACCAGGTCGTCATTAAACCTTCGCCGAGCAATGTGCAGGAGATGTACCTGGAGAGTCTGAAAAAATTCGGCCTCAACCTGCTGGAGCATGATATCCGCTTTGTTGAGGATGACTGGGAATCACCCACCCTTGGGGCCTGGGGCCTGGGTTGGGAGGTCTGGCTTGACGGCATGGAGATCACCCAGTTCACCTATTTCCAGCAGGCCGGTTCTATTGACCTGAAGCCCATCACCGTGGAGATCACCTACGGCCTGGAACGCATCGCCATGTATCTCCAAGAAAAGGAATCGGTCTACGATATTGAGTGGAACAAGGAGGTCACCTATGGTGAGATCTTCCTCCAGGCAGAACGCGAGTTCTCAGCCTTTAATTTTGAAGAAGCCAATGTGGCCGATATGGTCACTAGCTTTGATAATTATGAGCAGGAGGCCCTGAAGCTGGTGGAGAAAGATCTGGTTCGTCCTGCTTATGATTACTGCCTCAAATGCTCCCATACCTTTAATCTGCTGGATGCCCGCAAGGCTATCTCTGTTGCTGAGCGGACCCGCTATATCGGACGTATCCGTAATATTGCCCGTCAGGTTGCTCGACATTATGTGGATCAGCGAGAGGCAATGGGCTGGCCCATGCTGAAGGAAAGAGTAGCGGAAGTGGCGTAGTTTCTTGGTTGCAAGGCAGACGAAGGGAGGGAGTTTTTAATGACGTGGCAGGAAACAGGTGCTTTTATCGTTCAACGTATTGTCGCGGTGATTACAGCCTTAGTCATTATTGCGGTTATCCTACCGAGTATTGTGCCACCGGAAATGCTCCCGGCTGATGCCGGTTGGTTGGCCCGGCATGCAAAAATTTTTTATATCTCGGTGATTCTTGCGGAGGTTGCTCTTATCTTCCAGTATTGGTCGGAAAAATTGCGAAAAGTTGGTTGGGCGCTTTTGACGCTGACGTTTTTTTGGGTTGTTTTTGGATAGGTTGTCCTGAGAGGAAGCATGATCAAGGATATACGAATAAATAATTTCAAGTCCTGGCAGGAGTTGGGCCTGAAATTGTCCCCGATAACCGGTCTGTTCGGCCCGAACAGTTCCGGGAAAAGCAGTCTGCTCCAGTTTCTTCTTATGCTGAAGCAAACAAAAGAGACAATGGACAGATCTCTTGCTTTAGATTTCGGCTCGTTAAAAACGTATACCAACTTAGGGACATTTCGAGATGTTATTTATTCCCATGATATTGAGAAGGCACTTCAATGGGATATACATTGGGAGCTGGTTGACGAGCTTGAAATCATTGACCCTCTTGCCGATAGAAAATCAGTGCTCTTTAAAGGCGGGGAGTTGTCATTTTCTTCCAGCATTGCTTTGAAAAATCAACAGCCAACATCAGAATTTATTGAATATACGTTTAATGACCAGAAGTTTTCGCTCAAGAGAAGGAAAAGTAAACCAAGCTCATTCTCACTGAAAACAGAGGGAAACGACGATCAATTTCGTTTTATTCGCAACCAGGGAAGAGCTTGGGATATTCCTGGGCCGATAAAATCCTATGCTTTTCCCGATCAGGCAAACACGTATTTCCAAAATGCAGGCTTTTTAGGGGACTTAGTCTTTTCATATGAAGCCTTGATGGATCGCATTTTTTATCTCGGTCCATTAAGAGATTATCCTAAACGTGAGTATATATGGTCAGGTTCAAGTCCTTGGGATGTGGGGCCGAGAGGAGAGCGTGTTGTCGATGCGCTGCTTGCGGCCAAAGCGCGAAATGAGCTGCGTAGTTTAGGTTATCGAAAAAAAAGAAAACCATTTGAAGAAATAATAGCGTATTGGCTGAAAGAGCTCGGTCTTATCTCGGAATTTAAGGTTTTGGAGATTGCCGAGGACTCGAATTTATACAAGGTTCAGATCAGAAAAGATGCACATTCAGCCCCGGTATTGATTACTGATGTGGGGTTCGGTTTCTCACAGTTTCTTCCGGTTCTTGTGTTACTGTATTATGTTCCAGAGAGTTCCATTGTCCTTTTGGAGCAGCCTGAAATACATTTACATCCCGCTGTTCAGTCCGGCCTTGCTGACGTTATTATAAATGCGGTAATGACCAGGAAAATACAGGTTATTGTTGAAAGCCATAGTGAGCATTTATTACGTCGCCTGCAACGGCGGGTTGCGGAGGAGGAAATACAACATACCGACATTTCATTATACTTCAGCCAAAGCAAATCGGGTACATCTACAATAACACCGCTGGAGTTAAATTTGTTCGGAGAAATAAGCAACTGGCCGAAAGATTTTTTTGGCGATGAATTCGGTGAAGTGGCAGCGACAAGAAAAGCCGGAATCAGAAGAAAGATGAATGCTCAAGAATGAAAGAATGCAACGTAGTTGACACCAATGTGCTGATTTCTGCCAATGGTCGGGATACACACGCTGATTTGCAATGTCAATTAGCCTGCATTGAAGCACTTGAAAGAATACGCTCCGAAGAAATAATACTTCTCGATAGTCTCGGCCTCATTATGGATGAATATTCCGGGTATTGCAGCTACAAAGGAGAACCGGGTGTCGGTGACTATTTTTTTAAATATATTCATGACAATCAGCAGGTTGAAAATAAATGCCTTATTGTAGAAATAACCGAAGACAAAGAAAAGGGCTTTGTAGAATTTCCAGACCATCCCGGCCTTGATACTTTTGATCGTTCTGATCGTAAATTCGTCGCAGTTGCAATTGCATCTGACGTTACATCAGGCGATAATCCTGCTGTTTACAATGCCACAGACAGCGACTGGGAAGAACATAAAGCGGCATTGTACGATGTTCATCTTTTTGTCACCCAATTATGCCCTCAACATGCCTTGAAATAAATACACGATGACCACCTATATAACAACTCCGATTTACTACGTAAACGCCATGCCCCACATCGGGCATGCCTACACCACCATCATTGCCGATACCTACAGCCGCTTCCGCCGTCTCTGCGGAGACGAGGTGCGCTTTCAGACCGGCACGGATGAGCACGGTGAAAAGATTGTCCAGGCCGCAGAAGGGGAGGGTATCAGCCCGCGCGAGTACGTTGACCGCATTTCCGATTCCTTTCGCCAAACCTGGCCGGGTCTGGACATTGCGCCGGATCATTTTATCCGCACCACTGATGCGGATCATATCAAGCTGGTGCAGGATATTCTCCAAAAGGTCTACGATCAGGGGGATATCTATTTTTCCGAGTACTCAGGTCATTACTGCAAGGGCTGTGAACGTTTCCTGACCGAAAAAGAACTGGTAGACGGCAAATGCCCGGATCATCAGACCGTGCCCGAGGAGATCAGCGAGCAAAACTATTTCTTCCGCATGTCCAAGTACCAGGACTGGCTGATTGACCATATCAAGAGCAATCCTGAATACATCACCCCGGAGCGCTATCGCAACGAGGTGCTGTCCTTTCTCAGTGAGCCGCTGGAAGATCTCTGTATTTCCCGTCCTTGCTCCCGCCTGACCTGGGGCATTCCGCTGCCCTTTGATAAGAATTTTGTTACCTATGTCTGGTTTGACGCCCTGATTAACTACCTGACCGGGATCGGCTATCCGAACGGCCCTGATTTTGACAAACATTGGTCCGTGGCCGAGCATGTGATTGCCAAGGATATCCTTAAACCCCATGCCATTTACTGGCCCACCATGTTGCAGTCCATGGGCGTGGCTCCGTATAAGCGACTCCATGTCCACGGCTACTGGAACGTGGATGAAACCAAGATGTCCAAGTCCATCGGTAACGTGATCCGGCCCGGTGAGCTGGTGGAAGAATACGGGGTAGATACGGTGCGTTATTTTCTCCTCCGGGAGATGAGCTTCGGGCGTGATTCCTCCTTTTCCACAGAGGCCTTGGAGTCTCGT from Candidatus Electrothrix communis encodes the following:
- the metG gene encoding methionine--tRNA ligase; translated protein: MTTYITTPIYYVNAMPHIGHAYTTIIADTYSRFRRLCGDEVRFQTGTDEHGEKIVQAAEGEGISPREYVDRISDSFRQTWPGLDIAPDHFIRTTDADHIKLVQDILQKVYDQGDIYFSEYSGHYCKGCERFLTEKELVDGKCPDHQTVPEEISEQNYFFRMSKYQDWLIDHIKSNPEYITPERYRNEVLSFLSEPLEDLCISRPCSRLTWGIPLPFDKNFVTYVWFDALINYLTGIGYPNGPDFDKHWSVAEHVIAKDILKPHAIYWPTMLQSMGVAPYKRLHVHGYWNVDETKMSKSIGNVIRPGELVEEYGVDTVRYFLLREMSFGRDSSFSTEALESRRNSDLANDVGNLFSRALTMLAKYADSIVPEIDKATVTDEDRVLVDALEKMVADYTTAMNAFEFHKALQSIWEVIGMLNRFIVTNAPWELAKDPDQAGRLNTVLYFLADSLRLLALVLRPVMPTAADKMAAALGQEKELAKATLEEEGCWGSMQAGTVLHQGEALFPRLEKKKKQQPQTQGKEQSKKGKAKKKEAEPEIDMEGLITFEQFGEVELRVAEIVTAEKIKKANKLLKLTVKAPEERTLVAGIALHYSPEDLVGKKVIIVANLKPAKLMGITSQGMVLAAKETDADGNERLVLSTVAGDIAPGSRVA
- the glyQ gene encoding glycine--tRNA ligase subunit alpha → MYFQDIIAALNSYWASAGCVVMQPYDMEVGAGTFHPATLLKALGPEPWKAAYVQPSRRPTDGRYGENPNRLQHYYQYQVVIKPSPSNVQEMYLESLKKFGLNLLEHDIRFVEDDWESPTLGAWGLGWEVWLDGMEITQFTYFQQAGSIDLKPITVEITYGLERIAMYLQEKESVYDIEWNKEVTYGEIFLQAEREFSAFNFEEANVADMVTSFDNYEQEALKLVEKDLVRPAYDYCLKCSHTFNLLDARKAISVAERTRYIGRIRNIARQVARHYVDQREAMGWPMLKERVAEVA
- a CDS encoding nitroreductase — encoded protein: MDAITCITNRRSIRAFQNKPVPQDLLREIIATACWSPSYKNTQPWQVMVVSGEKKEGLSQMMVELLDNGIPPCPDLPAPESWPEAEQARIDYLMAKRSKLTGMDLTEPAIITKAKKANFSFYGAPHAIYLYQDSSLSQWSLFDLGLFAQTLMLAAQAKGVSTVPQAFATDYAPQIKEYLGIPVDKRLVLGLSVGYADMAAPVNGYRTERSPVEEIATFVE
- a CDS encoding IMP cyclohydrolase, which produces MSDIKKMYTTILGDSFPMDMTVSFGDQTLVYRKRTWAIPTEDGGVDERGIRYGENPDQEAALYELVNGNLVLGDCKFIEPGNALVSGIKVEDMLQVGKHPGKINLTDVDNGLNIIKYLVDKPAAVILKHNNPCGAAVGSSLADAYNKANRADRIAAFGGAVITSRAIDKETAELMSQNYLEVVCAPDFEDGSLEILSKAKNLRVIRMDGINRLADFEKFRFVDFKSLIDGGIIVQQSAVNSIRSAADLKPATATWKGQEYKCERQPTQQELDDMIFGWAVEHGVTSNSVIYVKDGCTTGIGTGEQDRVGVAEIAVHKAYVKYADITCFDKFGIPYADLALEVEQGKRDAGDKEAIDAKVKEDKAGLPGSTMISDAFFPFRDGADVGIREGITSILQAGGSMRDYASIEACNEADPQVAMMFTGQRSFKH
- a CDS encoding DUF3696 domain-containing protein, with the protein product MIKDIRINNFKSWQELGLKLSPITGLFGPNSSGKSSLLQFLLMLKQTKETMDRSLALDFGSLKTYTNLGTFRDVIYSHDIEKALQWDIHWELVDELEIIDPLADRKSVLFKGGELSFSSSIALKNQQPTSEFIEYTFNDQKFSLKRRKSKPSSFSLKTEGNDDQFRFIRNQGRAWDIPGPIKSYAFPDQANTYFQNAGFLGDLVFSYEALMDRIFYLGPLRDYPKREYIWSGSSPWDVGPRGERVVDALLAAKARNELRSLGYRKKRKPFEEIIAYWLKELGLISEFKVLEIAEDSNLYKVQIRKDAHSAPVLITDVGFGFSQFLPVLVLLYYVPESSIVLLEQPEIHLHPAVQSGLADVIINAVMTRKIQVIVESHSEHLLRRLQRRVAEEEIQHTDISLYFSQSKSGTSTITPLELNLFGEISNWPKDFFGDEFGEVAATRKAGIRRKMNAQE